GCGGCCGTGGCAGTGATCGCCCGAGCGGCGAGCGTCGTGGCGGCGGCGACCGTGGCCCGCGCGGCGCCTCTCGCGGGCCGGCCGACGGCGGCGATGGGTTCCGCACGGCGCCGGGACCGAGCAGCGCGCCCCGCGTCCCCGATCCCATCGTCGACGAGGACGTGACTGGCCGCGAGCTGGACGAGGAGATCAGGTCCGAGCTCAGCGCGCTGTCCGGGCAGATGTCCGCCGCCGTCGCTCGTCACCTGGTGATGGCGCAGCGGCTGCTCGAGGACGACCCCGAGCAGGCGTACGAGCACGCGATGGCCGCGCGGCGGAAGGCCGGCCGCATCGGCGTGGTCCGCGAGGCCGCCGGTGTCGCCGCCTATCTGGCCGGCAAGTACGCCGACGCGCTGGCCGAGCTGCGAGCCGCTCGCCGGATGACGGGGTCGGCCGAGTACCTGCCGATGATGGCCGACGCCGAACGCGGTCTCGGCCGTCCGCAGCGCGCGCTCGATCTCTCGCACGATCCCGCCGTCACCGGCCTGAACACCGCCGGCCGCGTCGAGATGCTGATCGTCGCCGCCGGAGCCCGCCGCGACCTCGGGGACCACGAAGCCGCCGCGGTGTCGCTGCAGGTCCCCGAGCTGCGCTCGAACGCTCGCGCCGAGTGGGTCGCGCGCCTCCGCTACGCCTATGCCGACGCTCTGCTGGCTGCCGGACGCGACAAGGAGGCCCGTCGCTGGTTCCTCCGCGCGGCCGAAGCCGATGTCGACGAGGAGACCGACGCCGCTGAGCGGGCGGCCGAACTGGGCGAGGGCTGACGGCCCACGCCCGTCGCACGCCGAACTGGCACCCGAACCCGACGAGGGGGTGCGGCCCACGCGGCCGCCGCGTCGGTGATGGGCTGATCACGTCCCGCCCGCCCATCCACTCGCGATGAGACTGGAACAGGCAACGATTGATCGCCCGCGCCGTCGCCACGGTGACGACGGGCGGTCCGTTCCGCGTTGATCGTGGCCGAGCGGTGCGCGCTCGGGGTGAAGGTGCCGTCGGATCGGCGGCCGACGGCTATGTCCCGGTAGTGCGCCGTCGCCACGGTGACGACCGGGCGGTCCGTCCGGGTTGATCGTGGCCGAGCGGTGCGCGCGGGTAGAAGCCGCCGTCGGACCGGCGAGCGACTGCCGCATCCGCCGAACGGCACCGTCAGCATCAAGCGACGGCAGATCGGTCAGCAGCCTGGCGTGCCGCTCGGCCGGGCGGGACGCGTCGGTCGTACCGGCGGGCTCACCCGGTCCGAGCGCACCTGCGTCGCCGGTGAGGCCCGCAACGACCGCTGGCCCGTTGCCGCTGGTGATTCGCTGCGCGACCGAGCCCGCGCCCCGTCCCTTGTCCACAGCCTCGATCACTTTGCTTGATCATCCACAATCGGCGATTCCGCGGCTGCGCGATCCTTCATCCCCGCCCACGATGGGACCAGATCCACTTCCCATCACCCGAAGGAGCCGCACGATGAGCACCAGCACGAGCCCGGTCGAGCACACCAACGAGGTCCGGCTGATCGGCCGGCTGTCCGTCGAGCCCGAGGCGGTCATGCTGCCCAGCGGCGACGAGATCGTGACGACGCGCCTGGTCGTCCAGCGGCCACGTCCACCGGCGGGCCCGCCCGCACCACGCCGCGTCGACACCGTCACGTGCACCGCCTGGGGGCCGATGCAGCGGCGCAACCTGCGTCTCCTCGGCGAGGGCGACACCGTCGAGATCACGGGTGCGCTTCGTCGCCGGTTCTGGCGCTCGGGCGCCGGGCCTGGACAGAGCACGTTCGAGATCGAGGTCGAGTCCGCCAGCTTCATGGCTCGCGAACCACCGCCGACACCGAAGCGGCGCGCGGCGGGTGCATCGGCAGCGGCGCAGCAGCCGCCTGAGCCCGATCCGCAGACCGAGAGGCGCCTAGTCCTGGTCGGAGGTGAGGTCGCGCATCAGTAGCCCCGTCCACGGCTTCGGCCCGAACGACGTCGACTTGCGCGGCATCCGCTCACCGCGGGCCGCCAGGGCCAGGACGTCCGCCAACGCAGGCGGCCGCACCAGCACGGCGACCCCTGCGCCGCGCCCAGCCGCGCGCAGCGCGTCCCGGCGGTCGTGGTGGTACGTCACGCGTGCATCGGAGTCGTCGACGCCCCACAGGTGAGCCAGCAGTACGTCCACCAGCACACCGGCGTCCAGCGCGGCCCAGCCGTCCGGGCGGTCGGCAGGGACGGCCTCGGCGATGGTCGCTGGTTGCGGCGAGCGCAGCAGCGCCTGTCGCTGCCCGTCGCCGATGACGAACGCGGTGCCTCGCTCGGCTTCGAGCGCGGCGGCGGGATCGTCGTCGGCAGCGAGCGCGACGACGTCGAAGGCTTTCGCCGCGGTGGTCGCCGCCTCGTCGAGGGTGAGCCCCGAGACGCTGCGGTGGATACCGCGCAGCTCCAGTGGATGCCGTGCGGCGTCGACCAGCAGGGCTAGACCGTGGTCGGTGGCGGCAGAGACGGGTCCGGCGGCGTGTACGGCGCGATAGGCGGCGAACCGATGATGCCCGTCGGCGATCAACGCGGTCCGGCCGGCCAAGTCAGCGGCGACGGCGGCAAGCGCGTCGGGCCGGTCGACGCGCCAGAGCCGATGCGACTCGCCGGCAACAGTGAACTCCAGGTTCGGCTCCGTGCCGGCCGTGTGGTCGACGACCTCGCTGGCCGCGCCGCCGCCGCCATACGTCAGCAGGATCGGCTCGAGCTGCATCCGGGTCGCGCTCATCAGCGCGGCGCGGTCGGCCACCGGGCCGGGAAAGGTGTTCTCATGTGGAAGAACGGGTCCGTCCAGACCTACGCCGCCCACCAGGCCGATCGCCGAAGCCCCGGCGGTCACGTGCTGGTAGACGTACAACGCCGGAGACGGGTCGCGGCGCAGCACGCCGGCTTCGCGCCACTCTCGCAGCGTGTGCGCGGCCCGGGCGTACCGGTCGCCGTCGCCCGGCAGCGGCCGGGGGAGCGTCAGGTGAACGATGTTGTGCGGGTCGTGCGCCTCGAACTCGGCGAGCGCGCGGTCGCCGATCACGTCGTACGGCGGGCACACCACCGCGGCCAGGTCGGCGCCGGGTGCGTAGGTGGTCGCGCGGAACGGCGTCAGCCGCAGCGGCGGCCCGGCGGTGGTCATCTAGCGGATGGTACGCGGGCCGCACCCGCAGCCCGGCCACGACCACCGGGAGAACCTGCTGGGAGGATGGGTGCCGTGCAGCCCCTGACCCAGACCTACGACGTCGCCCTCCTCGACCTCGACGGCGTCGTCTACGTCGGCGCCCACGCGGTGCCGCACGCGCCGGACGCGTTGCAGCTGGCCCGCACGGCCGGCATGCGACTGGCGTTCGTCACCAACAACGCCTCCCGGCCGCCGGAACGGGTCGCCGCGCACCTCACCGAGATCGGCGTCGAAGCACGGCCCGACGAAGTCGTCACGTCGGCTCAGGCGGCCGCGCGGCTGCTGGCCGAGCAGCTGCCGAGCGGCTCGAAGGTGCTGGTGGTCGGCGGCGAAGGGCTCGAGGTGGCGCTGCGCGAACAGGGCCTGATCCCGGTGTCGAGCGCCGACGACGGCCCGGTCGCGGTCGTGCAGGGGTTCTCGCCGCAGGTCGGCTGGCCGATGCTGGCGGAGGGCACCTACGCGGTCGCCTCCGGATTGCCGTGGGTCGCCACGAACACCGATCCGGTCGTCCCCACCGCCCGCGGACGGGCACCGGGCAACGGCACGCTCGTCAACGCGATTCGAATGGCGACGGGGCGCGAGCCGGTCGTCGCCGGCAAGCCGGAGCCGCCGATGCACCGCGAGGCCATGCTGCGCTCGCGCGCGGAGCGGCCGCTGGTGGTCGGTGACCGTCTCGACACCGACATTGAAGGAGCCAACGCGTCCGGCGCGGACAGCCTGCTGGTGCTCACCGGCGTGACCGATCCGATCGACCTCGTGCTCGCGCCGCCCCGGCTGCGTCCGACCTACGTGGGGCTCGACTTACGTGCGCTGCGATTGCCGGCGGAGGCGTTGTCGGTGCGTGCTGGCGAGTCGAAGGTGGGCGACTGGCACGCGGTGGTCGACGGCGGGACGCTGCGGCTCACCCGGGTCACGGCGGACGAGGTCAGGCCGCGCGGCGACGGCGTCGGCGGCGACGGCGTCAGCGGCGACGGCGCGGGCGGCAGAGGCGGCGTGGAAGGCGACGGTGCGGGCGATGGCGGGCTCGACGCGCTGCGCGCCGCGTGTGGCGCCGTCTGGGCCGCGGCCGACGCCGCCGAGTCAGGCAACGGGACCGCTGCCGAGCCGGCGTCGGTCCAGGCCGCGCTCGAAGCCGCCCGAATCACCCGTGCGCCCGCGCGACCGTACTAGCGTTGTCGTCATGCAGGAACTGACGGACGACGCCGGCAGCGGAGACGCCCAGGTCGATGAGGCGGTGCGGACACTCGAGGCGCTGGAGGGTCTGCCGGTGCACGAGCACGCCCCAGTGGTCGAGCGGGTCCATCAGGTGCTGCAGGACCGGCTGTCCGGCGAGCCCGACGCGGTGGCCGACGAGGCTCACGGCGGCGACGGCTTCGGTGACCACGACGCCGGCGACCACGACCACGGCCACGGCGACCACGGCCACGGCGACCACGGCCACGGCGACCACGGCCACGGCGACCACGGCCACGGCGCCGTCGCCTCGCACGGCGACGGCGAAGGCTGATCGCGCGGTGCCACCTCGACGACGCCTCGATGCGGAACTGGTGCGCCGTGGCCTGGCCCGTTCGCGGGAGCATGCGGCGACGCTGGTGGGCGACGGCCGGGTGATGGTCGGCGGGCGGGTGGCGACGAAGGCGGCCACGGCGGTCGATCCGGCCGACGCGGTGCGGGTGACCGAGCCGGCGGAGGGCGACGAGTACGTCTCGCGCGGCGGCCACAAACTGGCCGGCGCACTGGACGTGTTCGAGCCGGCCGGGCTGACGGTCGCCGGGCGGCGATGCCTCGACGCCGGTGCGTCGACCGGCGGCTTCACCGACGTGCTGTTGCGGCGCGGCGCGGCGTCGGTGGTGGCGGTCGACGTCGGGTATGGGCAGCTGGCGTGGTCGATCCGGTCCGACGACCGGGTCGAGGTGCACGACCGCACGAACGTCCGCGAGTTGACGCCTGAGATCGTGGGCGAGCCGGTCGAGGTCGTGGTCGGCGACCTGTCGTTCATCTCGTTGCGGCTCGTGCTCGGTCCGCTGGTGACGGTGAGCCGGCCCGGCGCCGACTTCGCGTTGATGGTGAAGCCGCAGTTCGAGGTCGGCAAGGACCGCGTCGGCAAGGGCGGCGTCGTGCGCGATCCCGCGCTGCGGGCCCAGGCCGTCGTCGACGTCGCGAGGGCGGCCGGCGAACTGGGCCTGGGCGTCAACGGCGTCACCGCGAGCCCGCTGCCCGGCCCGTCCGGCAACGTCGAGTACTTCCTCTGGCTGCGCTCCGGCGCGCCCGAGGTCCGCCCCGAAGACGTCCAGCGCGCTGTAGAGGAAGGGCCGCCATGACCCGCACGGTGCTGCTCGTCACCCACACCGGGCGCGAGGAGGCCAGACAGATCGCCGCGAAGGTGATCGGCAAGCTCGGCGCGGCCGGCATCGACGTCCGCGTCATGGCCGACGAACGTCACGACATCGACATCCCCGAGTCCGACGGGGTCGCGGCGGTCGTCGCCGAGGGCGATCCGAACGCGGCCGACGGCTGCGAACTGGTCGTCGTCATCGGCGGCGACGGGACGATCCTGCGCGGCGCCGAGGTCGCCCGGCCCACCGGCACGCCGATCCTGGGCGTCAACCTCGGCCACGTCGGCTTCCTCGCCGAGTCCGAGGTCGACGATCTCGGATTCACCGTCGACCACATCGTGAAGCGCGACTACGTCGTCGAGGAACGCATGACCATCGACGTCGCCGTGCGGAACGACGGCAACCAGACCGCCGTCGGCTGGGCGCTCAACGAGGTCAGCGTCGAG
This Jiangella alba DNA region includes the following protein-coding sequences:
- a CDS encoding single-stranded DNA-binding protein; this translates as MSTSTSPVEHTNEVRLIGRLSVEPEAVMLPSGDEIVTTRLVVQRPRPPAGPPAPRRVDTVTCTAWGPMQRRNLRLLGEGDTVEITGALRRRFWRSGAGPGQSTFEIEVESASFMAREPPPTPKRRAAGASAAAQQPPEPDPQTERRLVLVGGEVAHQ
- a CDS encoding DUF1015 family protein, whose amino-acid sequence is MTTAGPPLRLTPFRATTYAPGADLAAVVCPPYDVIGDRALAEFEAHDPHNIVHLTLPRPLPGDGDRYARAAHTLREWREAGVLRRDPSPALYVYQHVTAGASAIGLVGGVGLDGPVLPHENTFPGPVADRAALMSATRMQLEPILLTYGGGGAASEVVDHTAGTEPNLEFTVAGESHRLWRVDRPDALAAVAADLAGRTALIADGHHRFAAYRAVHAAGPVSAATDHGLALLVDAARHPLELRGIHRSVSGLTLDEAATTAAKAFDVVALAADDDPAAALEAERGTAFVIGDGQRQALLRSPQPATIAEAVPADRPDGWAALDAGVLVDVLLAHLWGVDDSDARVTYHHDRRDALRAAGRGAGVAVLVRPPALADVLALAARGERMPRKSTSFGPKPWTGLLMRDLTSDQD
- a CDS encoding NAD kinase; translated protein: MTRTVLLVTHTGREEARQIAAKVIGKLGAAGIDVRVMADERHDIDIPESDGVAAVVAEGDPNAADGCELVVVIGGDGTILRGAEVARPTGTPILGVNLGHVGFLAESEVDDLGFTVDHIVKRDYVVEERMTIDVAVRNDGNQTAVGWALNEVSVEKASRERMLDLVAEIDGRALSRWGCDGVVMATPTGSTAYAFSAGGPVVWPEVEALLMVPISAHALFARPLVVAPTSVMAVTVQHRTRGAVLWCDGRRAVELPPGARVEVSRGTQPVRLARLHTAPFTDRLVAKFALPVEGWRGARS
- a CDS encoding HAD-IIA family hydrolase, which codes for MGAVQPLTQTYDVALLDLDGVVYVGAHAVPHAPDALQLARTAGMRLAFVTNNASRPPERVAAHLTEIGVEARPDEVVTSAQAAARLLAEQLPSGSKVLVVGGEGLEVALREQGLIPVSSADDGPVAVVQGFSPQVGWPMLAEGTYAVASGLPWVATNTDPVVPTARGRAPGNGTLVNAIRMATGREPVVAGKPEPPMHREAMLRSRAERPLVVGDRLDTDIEGANASGADSLLVLTGVTDPIDLVLAPPRLRPTYVGLDLRALRLPAEALSVRAGESKVGDWHAVVDGGTLRLTRVTADEVRPRGDGVGGDGVSGDGAGGRGGVEGDGAGDGGLDALRAACGAVWAAADAAESGNGTAAEPASVQAALEAARITRAPARPY
- a CDS encoding TlyA family RNA methyltransferase — translated: MPPRRRLDAELVRRGLARSREHAATLVGDGRVMVGGRVATKAATAVDPADAVRVTEPAEGDEYVSRGGHKLAGALDVFEPAGLTVAGRRCLDAGASTGGFTDVLLRRGAASVVAVDVGYGQLAWSIRSDDRVEVHDRTNVRELTPEIVGEPVEVVVGDLSFISLRLVLGPLVTVSRPGADFALMVKPQFEVGKDRVGKGGVVRDPALRAQAVVDVARAAGELGLGVNGVTASPLPGPSGNVEYFLWLRSGAPEVRPEDVQRAVEEGPP